A region from the Arthrobacter roseus genome encodes:
- a CDS encoding S8 family serine peptidase — translation MGGVDNAGKGIVVGVIDSGIAPENPSFAGAPLTSDPGAVPHLDGDSIVFEKSDGGTFSGACETGVQFTADDCNTKLITARYFVGGYGVGKIAPVDAGEYESPRDGSGHGSHTASTAAGNFGVDAVLDNGAVQKISGVAPAAKIAAYKACWTGIDSAGCSMLDILGAIDAAVEDGVDVLNYSMGGAAASSTVEITDRAFLAAANAGIFVAVAAGNSGPGASTLDNASPWITTVANTTYTTPQSGVNLGDGTSITGASVSVPLDGVPSTSLVNAAVVGSVGVEAPELCAAKSLDSAKATGTIVVCDRGAVALVEKAAEVKRAGGIGMVMINAPGGSTGIHAIGFAVPTVHLEVDYYDAVKTYAATAGATAAFVAEPETPLDIPAPQIAPSSSRGPITVDGQNLLKPDVGAPGTGVLAAGANAADAESQHVFMSGTSMASPHVAGLGALYLGNKPNASPAEVKSALMTSAYDLVNEAGESTQDVFAQRAGQVNPEEFLNPGLYFPAGIADWDGYLKWAGFNTGAEPINGTDLNLPSIAVGSMAGVREITRTVQATEAGTYTASADLPGFDVTVSPSPLTFDKAGQEKFFTIAFAHTTAPVNEFSTGYLTLEGDNARNVRMPLAVKPSALIVPESIAATGTNGSATVGITAGADGVVVPEVAGLFSAKAFAATDGYPVSGRFSFPVEGDTSAPESEHSGELASTEETLSFSMEVPEGVSQLTVTLDGLIEGADLDFYGFRMAESGKFWAEFFNDGASAADDEKLVLEDPAAGTYRFNIYAWSMGSGMTVPFDLSTMLVTDGASEHPLTVTPTEVNVKKGEATEFDISWKDLDPNTTYQGMITYGDHPGSTSVVIDSGEGSEPTPTPTPTPTPTATATPTPTPAPTATATPTPTPGPRFRDIPGTKFEEQINWMSDQVLTTGYPDGTYRPLVKVNRDAMAAFLYRLAGEPTFDAPKVSPFKDVPTNNLFYKEISWMESVGLTNGYHDKTFRPVTPVNRDAMAAFMKRFAGDVCDVESARTYEAPDSRPFGDVPTWDQFHHEISWLKDVGVTTGYPDGIYHRLEGTSREAMAAFVYRLAGITGPCGRD, via the coding sequence CTGGGCGGCGTCGACAATGCTGGCAAAGGCATTGTCGTGGGAGTTATTGACAGCGGAATCGCTCCCGAGAATCCTTCGTTTGCGGGTGCGCCTCTGACAAGTGATCCCGGCGCAGTCCCTCATCTTGACGGAGACTCCATAGTCTTCGAGAAATCCGACGGCGGAACATTCTCTGGTGCGTGTGAGACCGGCGTGCAGTTCACGGCTGATGACTGCAACACGAAACTCATCACAGCCCGGTATTTCGTCGGTGGATACGGCGTGGGCAAGATCGCACCAGTCGACGCCGGTGAGTACGAGTCGCCCCGGGACGGAAGCGGTCACGGCTCGCACACCGCCAGCACTGCAGCCGGGAACTTCGGCGTAGACGCGGTACTCGATAATGGCGCTGTCCAGAAGATTTCCGGCGTCGCGCCGGCAGCTAAAATCGCTGCCTACAAGGCGTGCTGGACGGGAATCGACTCCGCAGGATGCAGCATGCTGGACATCCTGGGCGCCATCGATGCAGCGGTGGAGGACGGCGTCGATGTCCTCAACTACTCCATGGGTGGTGCTGCAGCCAGCAGCACCGTCGAGATCACGGACAGGGCATTTCTCGCCGCCGCAAATGCAGGAATCTTTGTAGCCGTGGCAGCCGGTAACTCCGGACCCGGTGCCTCAACACTGGACAACGCATCACCATGGATTACCACCGTAGCCAACACCACGTATACCACCCCGCAGTCCGGTGTTAATCTGGGCGACGGTACTAGCATCACCGGCGCATCGGTGAGTGTACCCCTTGACGGGGTACCCTCAACATCGCTCGTCAATGCCGCCGTCGTCGGTTCCGTTGGAGTGGAAGCTCCGGAGCTCTGCGCCGCCAAATCACTGGATTCTGCAAAGGCTACAGGAACCATCGTTGTCTGCGACCGTGGTGCAGTGGCGCTGGTTGAAAAGGCCGCTGAGGTCAAGCGCGCCGGTGGAATAGGCATGGTCATGATCAACGCTCCCGGGGGATCAACCGGCATTCATGCGATTGGATTCGCTGTCCCAACCGTCCACCTTGAAGTGGACTACTATGACGCGGTCAAAACGTATGCGGCAACCGCCGGCGCCACGGCGGCGTTCGTGGCAGAACCTGAAACTCCACTCGATATCCCAGCACCGCAGATCGCTCCCTCGTCCAGTCGGGGACCAATCACCGTGGATGGGCAGAACCTGCTCAAGCCCGACGTCGGGGCCCCTGGTACAGGAGTTCTCGCTGCTGGGGCGAACGCTGCGGATGCTGAATCCCAGCACGTCTTCATGTCGGGAACCTCGATGGCGTCACCTCACGTCGCAGGTCTCGGCGCTCTCTATCTGGGAAACAAGCCGAACGCATCGCCTGCCGAAGTGAAATCGGCCCTGATGACCAGCGCCTATGACCTCGTCAACGAGGCCGGCGAGTCCACCCAGGACGTCTTCGCGCAGCGTGCCGGGCAGGTCAACCCCGAAGAGTTCCTCAACCCCGGGCTGTACTTCCCCGCGGGGATAGCGGACTGGGACGGCTACCTGAAATGGGCAGGATTCAATACGGGCGCCGAACCGATCAACGGAACGGATCTGAACCTTCCCTCCATCGCCGTCGGATCGATGGCCGGCGTCCGAGAAATCACCAGAACGGTCCAGGCCACCGAGGCCGGAACGTATACAGCCAGTGCTGACCTGCCGGGATTCGACGTCACCGTTAGCCCGTCACCTCTGACCTTCGATAAGGCCGGGCAGGAAAAGTTCTTCACCATCGCCTTCGCCCACACCACCGCACCCGTGAATGAATTCTCTACCGGATACCTGACGCTGGAAGGTGACAACGCGCGCAACGTTCGCATGCCGCTCGCAGTGAAGCCCAGTGCATTGATTGTTCCGGAGTCTATTGCGGCCACTGGTACGAACGGATCCGCGACGGTCGGGATCACTGCTGGTGCTGACGGTGTGGTGGTTCCTGAGGTTGCTGGCTTGTTCAGCGCCAAAGCTTTCGCTGCCACTGACGGATACCCTGTCTCTGGGCGCTTCAGCTTCCCGGTTGAAGGTGATACGAGCGCTCCTGAGAGCGAACACAGCGGTGAGCTTGCCTCAACGGAGGAAACACTGAGTTTCTCCATGGAGGTTCCGGAGGGGGTATCGCAACTCACAGTGACACTCGACGGGCTTATCGAAGGGGCTGACCTGGACTTTTACGGGTTCAGGATGGCTGAGTCCGGCAAGTTCTGGGCAGAATTTTTCAACGACGGGGCATCTGCTGCCGACGATGAAAAGCTTGTTCTGGAAGACCCCGCGGCAGGAACATACCGGTTCAATATCTACGCGTGGAGCATGGGCTCGGGTATGACCGTTCCCTTTGACCTGTCGACCATGTTGGTGACGGACGGCGCGAGCGAACACCCGCTGACGGTAACCCCAACAGAAGTCAATGTGAAGAAGGGGGAGGCTACAGAATTCGATATTTCGTGGAAAGACCTCGATCCAAACACGACGTACCAAGGCATGATCACCTACGGTGATCATCCGGGTTCAACCTCTGTAGTCATCGATTCGGGCGAGGGTTCGGAACCGACTCCGACACCGACGCCGACGCCGACCCCGACCGCGACGGCCACTCCGACGCCGACGCCGGCCCCGACCGCGACGGCCACTCCGACGCCGACGCCGGGGCCACGTTTTCGTGACATTCCCGGTACGAAGTTCGAGGAACAGATCAACTGGATGTCGGATCAGGTTCTGACGACGGGCTACCCGGATGGAACATACCGGCCGTTGGTGAAGGTCAACCGGGACGCGATGGCGGCCTTCCTCTACAGGCTGGCTGGCGAACCCACGTTCGATGCGCCGAAGGTGTCACCGTTTAAGGATGTACCGACTAACAACCTGTTCTACAAAGAGATTTCCTGGATGGAATCAGTTGGACTCACCAATGGGTACCACGACAAAACCTTCCGTCCAGTTACTCCGGTCAACCGAGACGCAATGGCAGCCTTCATGAAACGGTTCGCTGGCGATGTCTGTGATGTGGAATCAGCCCGTACCTATGAGGCACCTGATTCCCGCCCGTTCGGAGACGTGCCGACGTGGGATCAGTTCCACCATGAAATCTCCTGGCTCAAGGATGTCGGTGTCACGACCGGCTACCCTGATGGCATATATCACAGGCTGGAAGGAACAAGTAGGGAAGCGATGGCGGCGTTCGTCTACCGGCTCGCTGGTATCACGGGCCCGTGTGGCCGTGACTAA
- a CDS encoding thioesterase family protein, which produces MTAESYYRHLGGNTFESTIHAQGAWNPEEQHMAPASGILAYALEQCSPREDMRMARISYDILGMIHAGEFTVSAEVIRPGKTIELVQAEIVAKGRTAIRATAWRLKTADTSDVAAVEDHAMQGPDEAKLWTGMSEWPGGYIESLDLRVAEGHRPGRGQVWIRSPYDMVEGVPTSDLVRLMGLVDTANGIASRVRPGKDSYMFPNLDLQIHMHRKPKGPWLGLDNRVTFGEDGIGLTSTILHDVRGPFGRAEQILTVRKT; this is translated from the coding sequence ATGACCGCCGAATCGTATTACCGCCATCTGGGAGGCAACACATTTGAGTCCACTATCCACGCGCAGGGCGCATGGAATCCCGAGGAGCAGCACATGGCTCCTGCATCCGGAATTCTGGCCTACGCACTGGAGCAGTGCAGCCCCCGCGAAGATATGCGGATGGCCCGGATCAGCTATGACATTCTCGGAATGATCCATGCTGGTGAGTTCACAGTGTCCGCGGAAGTTATTCGTCCGGGCAAGACCATCGAACTTGTGCAGGCAGAAATAGTTGCCAAGGGACGCACGGCCATCCGCGCTACGGCATGGCGATTGAAAACAGCGGACACCTCTGACGTCGCCGCCGTTGAGGACCATGCGATGCAGGGTCCAGACGAAGCAAAACTTTGGACGGGCATGAGCGAATGGCCCGGTGGCTATATTGAGTCCCTCGACCTGAGGGTGGCAGAAGGCCATCGCCCCGGGCGTGGCCAGGTGTGGATCCGTAGCCCCTACGACATGGTGGAGGGCGTCCCGACGTCGGACCTGGTGCGGCTGATGGGGCTAGTGGATACGGCCAACGGCATCGCCTCCAGGGTCCGGCCGGGCAAGGACAGCTACATGTTTCCCAATCTGGATCTGCAAATTCACATGCACCGGAAGCCGAAGGGCCCCTGGCTCGGTCTCGACAACCGCGTGACGTTTGGTGAGGACGGGATCGGCCTGACGTCTACTATCCTGCATGACGTTCGGGGACCGTTTGGCCGGGCGGAGCAGATCCTGACCGTCCGGAAGACCTGA
- the nrdE gene encoding class 1b ribonucleoside-diphosphate reductase subunit alpha: MINVGGETPLPDAYKGLGYHELNAMLNLYGSDGEIQFEADREAAHQYFLQHVNNNTVFFHDLEEKLDYLVKNEYYERETLDQYTMNFIRDLYAHAYKKKFRFETFLGAFKFYTSYTLKTFDGKRFLERYEDRVCMVALHLAGGDEDLATRMVDEIVEGRFQPATPTFLNAGKKQRGELVSCFLLRIEDNMESIGRSINSALQLSKRGGGVAFALTNIREVGAPIKQIENQSSGVIPVMKLLEDSFSYANQLGARQGAGAVYLHAHHPDINRFLDTKRENADEKVRIKTLSLGVVIPDITFELAKTDEDMYLFSPYDVEKVYGVPFSDISVTEKYYEMVDDSRIKKSKIKAREFFQTLAEIQFESGYPYIMFEDTVNRANPIDGKIIMSNLCSEILQVSQPTTYNDDLSYADIGKDISCNLGSLNIAKTMDSPDFGSTIETAIRSLSAVSVMSNITSVPSIAKGNEQSHAIGLGQMNLHGFLARERVHYGSEEGLDFTNIYFYTVLYHCVRASNLLAMETGQTFGGFEKSTYASGEFFDKYTDNEWVPQTERVKELFEGLHIPTQDDWRELKESVMKHGIYNQNLQAVPPTGSISYINNSTSSIHPVAARIEIRKEGKIGRVYYPAPYLTNDNVDYYQDAYEIGYEKIIDTYAAATQHVDQGLSLTLFFKDTATTRDINRAQIYAWRKGIKTLYYIRLRQLALEGTEVEGCVSCML; the protein is encoded by the coding sequence ATGATCAACGTCGGTGGGGAGACTCCGTTGCCGGACGCCTACAAGGGGCTCGGGTACCACGAGCTGAACGCCATGTTGAACCTCTACGGTTCCGACGGCGAAATCCAGTTCGAGGCGGACCGCGAGGCAGCACACCAGTACTTCCTCCAGCACGTCAACAACAACACTGTCTTCTTCCACGATCTGGAGGAAAAACTCGACTACCTCGTCAAGAACGAGTACTACGAGCGCGAGACGCTGGATCAGTACACCATGAACTTCATCCGCGACCTTTATGCTCACGCGTACAAGAAGAAGTTCCGGTTTGAGACGTTCCTTGGCGCTTTCAAGTTTTATACCTCATATACGCTGAAAACTTTCGACGGCAAGCGCTTCCTAGAACGTTATGAAGACCGTGTGTGCATGGTGGCGCTGCACCTGGCCGGTGGGGATGAGGATCTCGCTACCCGTATGGTGGACGAGATTGTCGAAGGCCGGTTCCAACCCGCAACGCCCACCTTCCTCAATGCGGGAAAGAAGCAGCGCGGTGAGCTGGTTTCATGCTTCCTGTTGCGTATCGAAGACAACATGGAATCGATCGGCCGGTCCATCAACTCGGCACTGCAGCTGTCCAAGCGCGGCGGCGGCGTCGCCTTTGCCCTGACAAACATCCGCGAGGTCGGTGCCCCGATCAAACAGATCGAGAACCAGTCCTCCGGTGTCATCCCTGTCATGAAGCTACTCGAAGACAGCTTCTCGTACGCAAACCAGCTCGGCGCACGACAGGGCGCCGGGGCTGTCTACCTGCATGCGCACCACCCGGATATTAACCGCTTCCTCGACACCAAGCGCGAGAACGCGGATGAGAAGGTCCGTATCAAGACGCTCTCCCTAGGCGTGGTCATTCCGGACATTACTTTCGAGCTCGCCAAGACTGACGAGGACATGTACCTCTTCTCGCCGTACGACGTCGAAAAGGTCTATGGCGTTCCTTTCTCCGATATTTCTGTGACTGAGAAGTATTACGAAATGGTGGATGATTCGCGGATCAAGAAGTCTAAGATCAAGGCGCGTGAATTCTTCCAGACGCTGGCGGAGATCCAGTTTGAATCGGGCTACCCGTACATCATGTTCGAGGACACGGTGAACCGGGCCAACCCGATCGACGGCAAGATCATCATGTCCAACCTGTGTTCTGAGATCTTGCAGGTTTCGCAGCCAACCACCTATAACGACGATCTTTCCTACGCCGATATAGGCAAGGACATCTCGTGCAATCTGGGTTCGCTCAATATCGCGAAGACCATGGACTCACCGGACTTCGGATCCACCATAGAGACGGCCATCCGGTCATTGTCAGCCGTATCCGTGATGTCCAACATCACCTCGGTTCCCTCGATCGCCAAGGGCAATGAGCAGTCTCACGCCATCGGTCTGGGCCAGATGAACCTGCATGGTTTTCTGGCGCGGGAGCGTGTCCATTACGGCTCCGAAGAGGGTCTGGACTTCACGAATATTTACTTCTATACGGTCCTCTACCATTGCGTTCGTGCATCCAATCTCCTGGCGATGGAGACCGGACAAACGTTTGGCGGTTTCGAGAAGTCCACGTACGCCTCGGGTGAGTTCTTCGACAAGTACACGGATAACGAGTGGGTGCCCCAGACGGAGCGCGTCAAAGAACTCTTCGAGGGTCTGCACATCCCCACTCAGGATGATTGGCGCGAGCTGAAGGAATCCGTCATGAAGCACGGAATCTACAACCAGAACCTTCAGGCGGTGCCGCCAACAGGCTCGATCAGCTACATCAACAACTCGACGTCGTCGATCCATCCTGTTGCCGCGCGGATCGAGATCCGTAAAGAGGGCAAGATCGGCCGCGTCTATTACCCGGCCCCGTACTTAACAAATGACAACGTGGATTATTATCAGGACGCGTACGAAATCGGGTACGAGAAGATCATTGATACTTACGCCGCCGCTACGCAGCATGTTGATCAAGGCCTGTCGCTGACGCTGTTCTTCAAGGACACGGCAACCACGCGTGACATCAATAGGGCCCAGATCTATGCATGGCGGAAGGGAATCAAGACCCTCTACTACATTCGCCTGCGGCAGCTGGCCCTGGAGGGGACTGAAGTTGAGGGTTGTGTCAGCTGCATGCTGTAA
- the nrdH gene encoding glutaredoxin-like protein NrdH: MTVTVYTKPACVQCNATYRALDRKGITYRSVDISQDPEALEQVRALGYMQAPVVVTEQDHWSGFRPDKIDSLGLSAATSVA, translated from the coding sequence ATGACTGTTACGGTCTACACGAAACCAGCGTGTGTGCAGTGCAACGCTACTTACCGCGCGCTGGACAGGAAGGGAATCACCTACCGCAGCGTAGACATTTCCCAGGACCCGGAGGCGCTTGAGCAGGTGCGCGCATTGGGGTACATGCAAGCACCCGTTGTGGTCACTGAGCAGGATCATTGGTCAGGCTTCCGCCCGGACAAAATCGATTCCCTCGGCCTCAGCGCGGCCACATCCGTCGCATAG
- the nrdF gene encoding class 1b ribonucleoside-diphosphate reductase subunit beta gives MTEKLKLVSHVDAINWNRIQDEKDVEVWNRLVNNFWLPEKIPLSNDVQSWATLTPQEQQLTMRVFTGLTLLDTIQGTVGAVSLIPDALTPHEEAVYTNIAFMESVHAKSYSSIFSTLCSTKEIDEAFRWSTENENLQKKARIVMDYYQGDDPLKRKVASTLLESFLFYSGFYLPMYWSSRAKLTNTADLIRLIIRDEAVHGYYIGYKFQRGLEKVSPEKRQEIKDYTFELMYELYDNEVQYTHDLYDGVGLAEDVKKFLHYNANKALMNLGYEAMFPATVTDVNPAILSALSPNADENHDFFSGSGSSYVIGKAVNTEDDDWDF, from the coding sequence ATGACCGAAAAGTTGAAACTGGTTAGCCACGTTGATGCCATCAACTGGAACCGTATCCAGGATGAGAAAGATGTTGAGGTCTGGAACCGGCTGGTCAACAACTTCTGGCTGCCAGAGAAGATCCCGCTGTCCAACGACGTGCAGTCCTGGGCAACGCTGACGCCGCAGGAGCAGCAGTTGACCATGAGGGTGTTCACGGGGCTTACGCTGCTGGACACGATTCAGGGAACCGTCGGTGCCGTCAGCCTGATTCCCGATGCCCTGACACCTCATGAGGAAGCGGTGTACACGAACATCGCGTTCATGGAGTCCGTACACGCCAAGAGCTACTCGTCGATTTTCTCCACGCTGTGCTCCACCAAAGAAATTGACGAGGCGTTCCGCTGGTCCACAGAGAACGAGAATCTGCAGAAGAAGGCGCGGATTGTCATGGACTACTACCAGGGTGATGATCCGCTGAAGCGCAAGGTGGCTTCGACTCTATTGGAGTCCTTCCTCTTCTACTCCGGCTTCTACCTGCCCATGTACTGGTCTTCACGGGCCAAACTGACGAACACGGCAGACCTGATCCGGCTCATCATCAGGGACGAGGCAGTCCATGGTTACTACATCGGCTATAAGTTCCAGCGCGGGCTAGAAAAGGTCAGTCCTGAGAAACGGCAGGAGATCAAGGACTACACGTTCGAACTCATGTACGAGCTCTACGACAACGAAGTTCAGTACACGCACGACTTGTACGACGGCGTGGGGCTTGCCGAGGACGTCAAGAAGTTCCTGCATTACAACGCGAACAAGGCGTTGATGAACCTTGGCTACGAAGCGATGTTCCCGGCCACCGTGACGGATGTGAATCCGGCCATTCTGTCGGCGCTCTCACCCAACGCGGATGAGAACCACGACTTCTTCTCAGGTTCGGGTTCGTCCTATGTCATCGGCAAGGCCGTCAACACGGAAGACGACGACTGGGACTTCTAG
- a CDS encoding LysR substrate-binding domain-containing protein — MVNPIHLRTLLEVIRSGSFAAAANRLGYTASAVSQQMSALERDSGVRLFERAARSIAPTEAAVVMARHAAKVLTDLDALMAATTRTEQGTSQELRLGIFPSLATYALPRLLRAPEWRDLGINLKVYVAEPSQTIQGLRSGGELDVALVYQVGQGGLAWPSSVSRQWIGDDNFRVVLPESWGIRPGSEVTAAQLSDMPWIVHHPGTSDAAVIERLFASCNLHPRVVSYCDDFNACLEMASAGLGASLVPELAMVHKTEGVVVLDVPEIRLARSIFALLINDKQTARVRLFMDRLADVLREQSIAPRHGPLKR, encoded by the coding sequence GTGGTAAATCCGATTCACCTGCGTACGCTGCTTGAAGTCATCCGTTCCGGCTCGTTCGCCGCCGCAGCAAACCGCCTGGGATACACCGCATCAGCTGTATCCCAGCAGATGTCCGCGCTCGAGCGTGACAGCGGCGTCCGCCTCTTTGAACGGGCGGCCAGAAGCATTGCGCCCACGGAAGCCGCCGTCGTCATGGCCCGCCACGCCGCGAAGGTCCTCACCGACCTTGACGCCCTGATGGCAGCAACCACCCGAACAGAACAGGGCACCTCACAGGAACTTCGGCTAGGCATCTTTCCGTCCCTGGCCACCTATGCACTCCCCCGACTTCTGCGAGCCCCAGAATGGCGCGACCTCGGCATCAATCTGAAGGTATACGTTGCCGAACCGTCGCAAACCATTCAGGGGCTGCGCTCGGGTGGTGAACTTGACGTCGCCCTTGTCTATCAGGTGGGACAGGGCGGGCTCGCCTGGCCCTCCAGCGTGAGCCGGCAGTGGATTGGCGACGATAATTTCAGGGTAGTCCTCCCGGAATCCTGGGGAATCCGCCCGGGCTCAGAGGTTACAGCGGCGCAACTGAGCGATATGCCATGGATAGTTCACCACCCAGGCACCAGCGACGCCGCCGTCATTGAACGGCTCTTTGCCAGCTGCAACCTCCACCCACGTGTGGTCTCGTACTGCGACGATTTCAACGCGTGTCTGGAAATGGCATCGGCCGGCCTCGGTGCGTCGCTGGTGCCCGAACTTGCCATGGTTCACAAAACCGAGGGCGTGGTGGTCCTCGATGTTCCGGAGATCCGTCTGGCCCGCAGCATTTTTGCTCTACTCATCAATGACAAGCAGACGGCGCGTGTCCGCCTCTTCATGGACCGGCTGGCCGATGTGCTGCGGGAGCAGAGCATAGCGCCCCGCCACGGTCCACTCAAACGCTAG
- the nrdI gene encoding class Ib ribonucleoside-diphosphate reductase assembly flavoprotein NrdI, whose translation MKAELINERSAEVNEDLASVTRSSLIYFSSVSENTHRFVRKLDVSMARIPVFTRESTLLASRPFVLVLPTYGGVSGKGAVPRQVIKFLNVESNRILLRGVIGAGNTNFGETYCRAADVVAAKCSVPVLYKFELMGTSEDVDRVNKGLEKFWTQQWQNQK comes from the coding sequence ATGAAAGCTGAACTCATTAATGAACGCAGCGCAGAGGTCAACGAGGATCTCGCGTCGGTGACGAGGTCTTCTCTCATTTACTTTTCGTCAGTTTCAGAGAACACCCACAGATTTGTCCGAAAACTCGATGTGTCCATGGCACGTATACCGGTTTTTACGCGTGAATCAACTCTGCTCGCCTCGCGCCCCTTCGTCCTTGTACTTCCCACATACGGGGGAGTCTCCGGCAAAGGGGCCGTGCCCAGGCAAGTCATCAAGTTCCTCAACGTCGAATCAAACCGGATATTGCTTCGCGGAGTTATAGGCGCCGGCAACACAAACTTCGGGGAAACCTACTGTCGGGCGGCCGATGTAGTGGCCGCAAAATGCAGCGTCCCCGTCCTCTATAAATTTGAACTGATGGGCACATCTGAGGATGTGGACCGTGTAAACAAGGGATTGGAAAAGTTTTGGACACAACAGTGGCAGAACCAGAAATGA
- a CDS encoding protease inhibitor I9 family protein — protein MNEHMPLRPDRRTRTRSLRTLAAVAALSMTVASLAGAAQAAPGTILPDDVSGASAFAAGKYLITLKSPAVSTYDGGINGMAATAPANGKVLEASSVPVVSYSAFLEKKQSSVAAAVGVAPLYHYTMATNGFAAELTADQAARLAANENVAGLEPDAMLQLQRSTTDFLGLGDDANGKGGV, from the coding sequence GTGAACGAGCACATGCCCTTGCGTCCTGACCGGCGCACCAGAACCCGATCGTTGCGGACACTTGCCGCAGTGGCGGCGTTGTCCATGACGGTGGCTAGCCTTGCCGGTGCAGCCCAGGCCGCACCGGGAACGATCCTGCCCGATGACGTTTCAGGTGCGTCCGCGTTCGCCGCCGGAAAGTACCTCATCACGCTGAAGTCCCCAGCGGTCAGCACCTACGATGGCGGAATCAACGGTATGGCGGCAACTGCGCCCGCGAACGGTAAGGTCCTCGAGGCCAGTTCCGTTCCGGTCGTGAGCTACTCGGCGTTTCTGGAGAAAAAGCAGAGCAGCGTCGCAGCCGCCGTGGGAGTGGCCCCGCTGTACCACTACACAATGGCAACCAATGGTTTCGCGGCGGAATTGACGGCAGACCAAGCCGCCCGCCTGGCCGCCAACGAGAATGTTGCCGGTCTTGAACCTGACGCGATGCTTCAACTGCAGCGTTCAACTACCGATTTTCTGGGACTAGGTGATGACGCCAACGGTAAAGGCGGGGTCTAG